AGCTATGGTTGAGTCCGTGTTTTTGTGCCAAAAccagataagagatcgcaacgtgattggttggcGTTTTTTATGGCGGTTTGCAACCTGTGTACTAGGCGCATTATCGGCACCTTCTGttccggagttttcccttttctttgacagtggcagatattagaATGTGtcggaaaagcgaaagaagataggtagatgtagtgattatttgtttaaaaaccaATATCTATTGTTCGTTTAGACCAGTTTGAAAAAAGGTTGTcatttgatgttaaatttaGTGGACAACGAACCCTAACCACAACTCTAACCCAATCAAACACAGCATTTAAAATGCtctaaaagtgtaaaatcaaagaaaatgtgtgcatTGTTACGtcagtgaaccaatgaacaagctcattccTAGCATGTTCTCTGTATTGTGTTCTCTGTGGCAGACAGGTGCGGCCCGTCCATCTGGGCAAAAAGAATCATCCATCCTAAAACAGAGTTCCTCCTCATAAACTATTTTTCCATGTTAATACATCATACATTCATTATATTGCTTCCTATTCTGTAAGTAAGCACACattttttgattattaaaagttaaaatagtAATTTCAGTGATTCAGTCTCACTTTACAGTCTTTCACAGTATTGGGGCCGGCGATCTCAGCACCCCATGGTCGCTGGCAGCTTTATCATATCACCTCGTGGTCAAGGATAGGAACTGCAATCAGCGCCCATAAAGGCTCATTGGGGCAGGAATGAGTCCTTACGACTCACCTCTGCAGCGCTCTACTGTTGTCTTGAGTTAGTCTGCGGCGCGCGCACCTTGACACACTCCAGAAATGGCCACCCGCAGCACCACAGCGTTTAATCTGTCTAATACAGTAGAGtgtcttaaaaaagaaagcattTGGTTGACTTAAATTGGAAGATAGGTTGGTGATAAAGTAGCTTGGCCCTGATAgaacatatattcatattattaacagacaaagggaaaacCTACAACTGCACATTTTCCCGAACATTGTGTGAGAAGAAGTCACGGCTAAGTGGTTGCTCAACACTGCACGCAGTATTCTGCTTTCCCTGCCTAATGTCCCAGTCATTTGTGGCAGGGTCGGGAGGAGGCAGTCAGCCCTGAAGTCAGGGCATGTAGCAGCACAATGGCATTGTTTAATCTATTCATTAAGAGCAACTTACAGGATGTGTTGAAACTACTTCACATTCTGATCACTACACCCATGACAACCAGGGAGTCTGAGCGATGCTTTTCTACAATCAAAGATATAAAGACATTTCTCAGAAATTCCATGTCACACGACAGATTAAATGTATTAGCAATGCTGTCGATTGAAAAGTGACTGATGCATGACATCCCTGAGTTTAATAAAGCTGTGTGTAAATTTGCACACCTGAAAGATTGGCGTGCCAAGGTCCCTTATAGGTGAGGTGACAGGATGAGACTGCGACATGACAGACAGTACTAGGgctattttttaataatgtttcagCTCCCAAAAACATGTTATAGgctattcattttattttctgtgttgttcagCCGTTGGTGGTTCTTTGTTACGCTCACTTGTTATGGCCTGCCAAGTGATCTTTGAATTATGTGTAGACTACTGCAGCGTTATGTTTGCTGCTCGCTGGTTGTTGTACTCTCTAAATGTTGTGATTACCTTGATAAGATTGTGTAATAtacttaattattaaaaaagtgatgtgaaaagtgtgtgtggctATTAATAGTGTGCCCTGATCCAGTGTCTGTCTGCCCCACCGGAATTTATGACCACGGGCTGCTACTGGTTGCAGACAAACTTCACCATCAGGTTGTTTTGATGGAGTGGACGCCATTACTGCAATACTGCATTCCATGCTGTCACTCAAGTGTCCAGCAGCTAAttgttacctcaccagctcgCAGGCTCCGAACcgtagtaaagagacctctgGTATGTACCTAGTTCGCatagcctagctttggctcagGAAATAGAATCCAGATCAACCATGAAGCATAGAAcagggcactttatttcaacactAAACTGTCGtaacatggatggatgtacaGAGCCCattctcactgtggctgcagctaatACATACACAACACCGCCGCACCAACCTTCTTCTTCGCCTCTCCAATCACACACTTCAATATCCATAAAGCCACTTGCTTAAAGGtccaggcttggctcgtaacatAAAGTTCATGGCCTAATGACAGGTTAATCCAGTCATGTGTTTTACTGTCTGTGTTTTAGGACCAAAGGTCACAAttttcacaaagaaaacactgtgaaCTGGTGAAACAAGTTTTAGTTTTCGTCCTCCTGCTTGTACTCACAAGGCCTCTGGCATTCCTCAACATGTTCAGAGTTGATGGCTTCTCCACGACCTTTATATTACAGCCCATGTGCATATTTTAAAGGCTGATTATCATTGAATTACATGACCTTCACCAATTTACTGTCACAGCTCTTTTGTTTAAGTATATTTTATGAACCGACTTACTTGgtggatacaaaaaaaagtgaaagctTAAGAGAAAGTCCggagaaaagcaaacatttgtaaactgtggagagaaagagtTTTAAATCTATTACTGCttgcatgtgcaaacacacttaTTGCTTTCAGAATGACTTCCTCACTGAAGCGCAGTGCAGCAAGGTGAAGGTCCTTGTATTGAAGGATGAAATTTCCTGATCATCATTTGTACAcaattgtaaattgaaaaagaaaacaaacggtgcaggctgcaccaacaacGCTGCAAGTGCAGGTTGTAAACATCGCTGgttgacaccttaagagacgtgttAGAGGGCGGCACTGCAACtccgtggttttggcctagtggtttgcacTTCGGAGGACCTGGGTTTGCGGCCCTGCTGGagcaggggcctgtactaccAAGCAAGGTTACTGGCTTACCATGGTAAATTCAAAGACGTCAGGAGTAACTTCACGGTTAACCGGTACCACAAAAGGTGGATAGGTTTGACCCGAGTcatgttaccatggtaattAACCCTTGATTTGAACTGCTCcgagctgtttttgtttgtggttaACTCTGTGTTCACCTGAATAAGCCCCACCCATGCCCACAAGAACCAAATCGTGTCGGCATAAAGAATGAGAGCGGATCACTCCGCAGGGGAGAGAATTTAGAGACCGTCGGAATCCAACAGGACCCCGATGATGATCTTTATGAAACATATATTCATTGTCTTTGATAACTTTCAGTTACAAATCTCTGACACCCTCACTGTGTCCTGCTTTGTGCTATTTATCCACCGGACACTTTTATGTTTTCCATGGATGAtactgatcatgtgatcaatAATACTGTATGATGTGCAGTTCGCAGTCCGGATGCGTTAGTCGTGTTTCTGGACATTTAAATGTTCTCCCCATCAATAATGCTTTTTATAGGATCACAGGATTTGTAGTATAATAAAAGTCCAGCCTATTTTTAATATGCACTGTAGCAGGCCTTCATACTGAACATAGATTTCTAAAGGATGATTTGTGCTGTTGACTATTGCTAAAATATCACGATTAATGCCCCCataggagaacatgaggaggaTTATGAATTGGAAATTATTTCATAGCATCAATGTTCAGTTATTTGATCATATCCTATTTAAACGGACATCATTACTTTGTTATATTCTatgcatattaatattcaagACAAAGTCACATTAAGTGGtggatttcattttaaatcaatattttccCCCTGACCTGTACATAAGACATGTACATCGAATAATTTTAAATACACCAGGTCATCAAAACAATTGATAAGATTTTACCATATTCCCACCATGATCAGAACTGATTGACCCTCAACCTCCATACTGCGCCTTAAAGTGTTATCTGCTCTGATCGACTCATCTGCCTGTAAAAATGTTGCAGgaggttttctcctccagttcagCTGATCTCAGCTTCTTCAAACACATTACAGGCTTTTATAAATGTAGATACATATCAAATCTGTGCTCAGAACTAATGATGAGAACTATTATAGATTTTGTcagcaaaagcaaatatttccctcaaacaCCACAACTTGGGGTCAAATTAACATATTCTCTCAACCAATGGTTACAAAGTGATCAATAAAATACAGCATCAGTATGAACCAATTCCGCCTCACTGTCACTTGTGCCATTTGTTACAGTATGAGCCAAAAAAGTCAAGCAGCTCATCACAACATGAACTGTTTCCTTTCTCCCACAATGATTTTATGAAACCTACTGCACCTTCACTGTTTACACTTATTTAAGATGCTCAGTTGaaatacagaataaaataaaactaaaaaagagacattttctaCTAAAGTTGAATTTATTTGATTCTAGTTTGCAGGTCTTTATGTGACATGGCAAACCTACAGTAACCTCTAGACCAGAAATGTAGACATTCAATGTGGTTCAGCTTTTATGCTGCACATTGTGAGTGTTTTGTTCTTCTTACTttcctttaacttttttttatctatgtTTGCAAAGACACAGAAGTGGAACCCTTTTACAGGAGGATAAAGACTGAAGCTGAATGAAGATTTGATCAAAGCAGCTTTACACAGGTGCATTAGAGATTCATACTTTCATGAGTCATTTCTAGCAGCTGtgaacagatgttttccttCTGAGGTTTCTGGTTAACCCTGCGTTAAATCGGAGTAGATTAACCTTGTTTCGTAGTATAGGGTCCTGTTTCAGAAAGCTGGGTTAAGAAACTCTGAGTTTGAACCTGACCTCGGGGTTGACTCTGAGCTGTCCAACTCAGAGTTTTTGGTTTCAGAACAGTTGATAGCAAGTTGAACACAGATAACATGTTGAAATGgcaactgcagaaaaaaaatctcgaGCCTCCTACTTCTCCCCAGTGGACTGGGAAATTGTAATTAGTGCaaaaacagaatctgaacatatattaaagaaaaaaggtaatATTGTTGCAAAGAACGTGAGCAGTTGTGGCAGAAAATAGCTGAGTCAATGCGTGagtattgattaaaaataaatattttcttgtgAGTGTTCCATTTATTCTTTAGTtctaagatatatatatatatatatatttgtgaaaaaagcagaggggggatgACTCGACCTGGTGTCAAGGAGCCTGGACAAACGTTACACaagctcaacaaaacaaaacatacaagaaTTAAATCCCTCTTCCAGATATTTGACCTTAATGACATTCTGATAACAGCTGTGCATTGATCAAGtctaatggaaccaggatcgttAGGTAAATTAACCACAATGTCTCCGCAGGAAGCGCTGACAGTGGGAGGTCCGATTCTGATGTCATCGTTCTATCGCACTATAGACTGCTCACGTTACAGcactttacttagtttaaaaatgtctatcTTATGTATTTCATATGGTCCGACATTGAATCAGCCTCTTGTGCAGAAGGCCAATGTTCTGCTCTCATCGCTGCAATattgtaagataagataagatagaaaTAGAATTTATTAATCCCACGCCTGGGGAGTGTACTTGTTATAGCTGCAGCAAGAGTCAAGTCATCAGGAAAGAGgtagaaatatcacaaaaatatacaataaaagaaCTAGACAAAGGTAGAATATCACACAAATATTAATGATATCACAGACCTTTTGTGGGGTGACCCAGAGCCCGCGAAGGCAACTGAAAAAGGCctcacactgagacactgagccAAGTTGTACCGTTGCTTTAGGCTGGACTCAGGatcagggtcaggggtcagtaAACAGGGCTGGCAGGAGTACCACCTGTCACAGGTAATCTCCTACAATAATACGTGTATATaggttacattttcatttgaaaataggAATCAACAACTTAATGATTATAAATAAGAGGATATAGCTGTCGGATGTAAGATATAGCATtatatcacatttattttcctaattCTTTTGTCCTAAAAGACTTAATAATCAGTTACAATGAAGTTCTTGTCCAAAGTCCTGACCAGGAATCGAACCCCCATCTTCAGCATCAAAGTCTGTGGTGTACACCACAAAGCTACAGTCAGTGTACAGTTTCAAAATGCTTTTGAGTCAATCACACCTGAAAATCCTTAAAATATATTGCATGAATTGATTAGTGCTTAAATCATTACACTTCATACTtcataaatgaaacatttgttaGAGTGATACCTACACACTAAGAAGTGATgtgttaaaaatgacacaacatgtgttgaatttcaacacacacatactgagtGTGCTCAGGTTAACGTCAACACAGCAAATGTGTAAACCATTTTACACAACAGCTGTGTTACGCAGCTTAAGTTTTACACATTATGTGTATCCATTTAAGGGTAAATGGAGGGgcactggagccaatcccagctggagccaatcccagctaacattcacacctacgatCAATTTAGagtttttcaattttctccAATGAGTCTCCAATAACCCccttctgcatgtctttggactgtgggaggaagccggagaacccggagagaacccacgcatacacggggagaacatgcaaactccacacaacatgcaaactccacacagcaagaaggttcgaacccagaaccttcttctgggattaaaaataatgaaaagcaagaATACATTCATTAGTCATTTATTTAAGATTTCATATTAAAcccttttaaaaagcaatttttttcaaaacttcacaatagtaatacaatatatataacacaagtacaaaaattaATGTTATTGAATTCTGAACATGACATCAATAACCATCGACAGAAGCACCTACAAAATCTGATACCTCGGATTGAGATAGAGTTCGTCAGTGCTGAAATTTGACATTATGCCAAGAGGTCTAACATCTGCAACATCATCTAAATTGATCATTTCAAAGTCTTTAGTCTTTTGCACAACATATGCATAGAAATGCTCATCAAAGTACTTAACTTCAAGTACTCTAATAAGAAAGAGGAATACCTCACCCTGGGGTATAACATGAATGATCTCTCCAAATAAGTGTTCCCCTTGATGCTGTGTCTTGAGTGGCAGCACAGATCCAGTCCTGTATGTCTGGCCATTTACAGTCAGCGAATGTGTAACATAAATGATGCTACTCATTGTGAAATCTGTGTGTAGGGCTGACTTTAGTCCCTCAAGTATAACAGATTTCTTTAAGGCACCAATGTTCACAGGAAAGGCATTGTcgacattgtattttttacaaaacgggTCAccaagtttgaaattgtacatttgttttggcaatatttttgaaattgcatACCACATGTGCTTGCCTTTTCATTGGATTATGTTTTGCCTCAAATCTCATACACCACAACTGAGAATGAGgtccaaacaaacaagcattcCTGGATAATGTACCATAAAATGGTGCTTTTTGACGTACTGCTGTGAGCCTCCCCTTAGATGACCAATGCAGACTAGTTGTGGCTGTGTGCTCTGTGCTGGATCCTGGGATGCATTGTAGAGGGAGGCAATGGTACTTCCTGCCTAAAATCAGAATATAGAAATAAGTCAAGTTAAGTTCAGCAGCAACATGTTGCGAACTAGCtctttataattatttttgtacatgtaaTGTTTTATCAGTTTGAATGCTGACACagctttgtctctttctgcttttgtcatttttcttggCAACGATATTAATGCaaatcatttcttctttatAAGGACTAATGTGTAGGATAGAGGATCTATTGTCAGAATGGAATATAATATTCCgaactgtttttattaaattaaatgctTTTAAGACATCAAGATATTAGATTaccaaatttaaataaatccacTTTCTCTTATTTAAGCATTGCAGTTAAGTATACAGGTAGGTATGTGGTCCCATACAGAAGTAGATTTTATGTAGGAATACGGTTTTTAGAGTGAGTTAGGCTTTTCTAAATTTTGCCAACAGGTAAGTGCAAGTATAAAGTAAAAAGGTACATATTTGACATTAAAGATGGAAAAGGTTACGCCTGCACACATACTCCAAGCAACATGTTTTAAACTTATGTGGCTTGGAGTATGTGTGCAGGTCtaagcttttcttttgttgacaCTGCTTTCTGATAGCCTTGCATCAATGTAATGTGTGTATTACTCTCCTTAAATAAGTTTAACAATTTATCACATCAAAAATGTGGACTATTCAATGACTTTTAAGGCCTAATATTCATTAAATTTAATTCAAGACATTTTAAGGACCTGCAGACACCCTGTCGAGGATTATCAACATTAACTCAAGATTCCCATCAAACATACAAAATCAACAAGTCGCTTAATCGCAGACTTGATGCTACAGCGGCTTGCTGCAATTGGTGGAAGGAGATGAGTAAGGATGACCAACATCATGTAGCAATTCTcatctgcaaacaaaaaacGGGGGTTGGCTAAGAAGAGAGGTAAACAAGCATATTAAACTATTTTGTGGCAAAATTGAAGAAATTAGATGCAACATTTAGTACATACCATCACTCTGGTCTTCCATCCCTTCAACAAGAGATGCAACATCACCCTTCTCGCTGGCAGCAACAGCTTTCAGCTTTGGCATGATGCTGGCCTCCCACCGCCTTAGGAACAGGTCCCCCTTTCCTTCATGCATTTTACCAAACTCTGTATCAAGCTGGGTGGTTGCAGTGGACAGAGACACATTATATAAATAAACCTCATCAATGCATTTGTCAATAATGGCACAAAAAGAATggcttgtttttaattgcttGAATCTACATAGCAAGGGGTACAAAAAGACACCCACCAGTGTTGGTATATCCAAGAAGTGTGGATACTCTTGCAAGATTTCCTCCATAGTGGGTGAATGTTTGGATATCCACGATCTGCGCCAGGTGAAGGTTTTGTGCATCGCTGATTTGattgaggaaatgttttctgcaGAGGGCCACAGCCTTTTCATCAGGTTGATGAACTCTCTGACTGCTGTCCCCTTCGTCCTGCACAGAACTTGACATCTCATTAACATCTCGGCTCCTCTTGTGTCTACTGTAAGGGCACTGACCTTCCTCTAACTTCCGACGGATATTGCGAAGTCTCATCTCCAAAGTCTCCACAGtcaaatgtgtgatttaaagCAACTGTCAACAAAAAATGTGCTCTGTATCAAGCAAATGAGAACGTCTACTTTATCCCCCCATTGCAATTCATACTCTTACAACATTCACAATTACATTCAAAGCACCTATGCTGTACATTCTTAAAATAGTCCAATCATGACAAGTGGGCTTATTTGTATAACCACTCttaaaagatacaaaaataatacataaacatttcaCGTTCATATACTGTTCTTACAATCCATGCTTTTCCACCAAGTCAGAGTTTGACAGACTTCTCTTGGGACAGTTTGAAGATGGGGTGCTTCTGAAAAGTGCACTTGGAATCTGTCAAGGTTACTCATCTGCACACTACTTTCAACACCAGTAAACTCTTGGAAATCAGTGTTAAATTTTAAAATCCGGTCAAGGACCAATCCCaattcacttgttttttccaaaagctGTTGTGCTTTGGACACTGTAAATTTTTCTTCTCAATTCATTTCCATTCTTGAAAATAGTTGCAAGGACTTTCACAGATTCCTCGTGCCCATGTCTCCCTTCCAGtaaacatgtcaacatgttCTGATGACTACAGCCCTCTTTGAAGCTGCATCAGTCGGACCGACACACGCCCCCTACAGCGTCGCCAGGGGGTAAAGATTCTTGGAATGGGGCCAATTTGGCTACGAGCCCGCGCACAGGCGCGCACGGTGTTGCTCCACAAATAGGCGTCCGTTCGCGAGCGCAGTTCACTGTCAACAAGTCCCCAGAGCGGCTTCCAGACGCGCAGGGGTCTTCACTTCGCCGAGAGAACTTTGAAATGGAGCACGGAGACGTCAGACCTCcgcggaggagaaggaggagctgtGTCATAATGAGTATCGCCACTGTCCTTCTCCTTATCGTTGTGGTCGTTGTGTTGGCGCTGACACTCAGTCAGAAAGCTGACAATCTCAAACGAACTTTTATTGCCAGGTGTGAGAAATTCCAAGggtaagtttttctttttttaattcatgttcaCAATCTCATGGGGAAAAGTTTGCACTCAATACTCGGTCAGCATGTTGAGCACCCGACAGATGTGCACACATTTatcactgttattatttttttgagcTCACAGACACACCTTGCctctatttcatttcattattattattacaattttttttgcatttcaaacaGGAGAATGGTTTAGTTTACATTTGCAGAGACAAATTTCACGATGTTCTAATTGGAGACCAATGTCACACTGCACCGATATAAGAGTGGTCAGGGATTTTTTAATAGAAGATAGAAAACTGATATAATCAACCATTTATAGGGACaaaaattattatattgtcAATTTCATGTCAGAGACCTTACATGCAACTGTGGATTTAAAGGTATTAAGAATGAAGTGCTGGAACCCTACATTATCCTCTGTTACTAGAAGCACCAATAATCTCATTAGTTCCATAAAGTttcagattatatatatatatatatatatatatatatacacacacacacatatatatgaatTAGTGTGTGTCAGGTACGAAGCCCTGACCCCGCGTTGTTACATGAAGGGGTGGATATTCAGTGTCCCTTTCATTAAATAATAGATAAACTTGTTAGATGAGGATAATTAACATGTTATCTTGGCAACCTGCGCCGAGTTAGTCCTACTCTTGATCTACATTCATGAGACTAAGCAGaagtgtcatttatttttcaggtATGACTGTCAAAAGATATGGGTTGCATTCGAACAAGCCCATGTAGGGCGGGACCCTTGTAATGTTCCCATGGAAGCCTATGACCCTCTCTTTGCTGAAGCCCCCTTCAAACCCGCATGCAACAGAGTAAACATGTTCACACTTTACCAATTCTGAGCAGACGTCtttcataatgaaaaatgatctgTTTTCAATAGTGTGATATTAACTCATTTTTGGTGGGGGTGTTAGATGATGTTCTGGAGCAAAACAAAGGATGTGGTCCATGATTTCACTGAGAACAGAGATTGTTTCCTCACCCTGGAGGACACTCTGCTGGGATCTGTCTTGGATGGTCTGACCTGGTGTGGAAAGAAGGGCAGCAGTGGTAAGACCCCTCAGGCAACGAATATTTGACTTCCAGCTCGGATTGAGCCATTCATCAAGCATAACAGATTGCATTGACATTTAGACACGTTTTAGAATTCAAGTTTTAGACTATGCCATTTGAAAGCAATGAACATAGTTTCTGCTTCACTTATAAAGATGCTCTTATGGTGTCTCAACAAGGCCATGAATtatgctcagttttttttacatctgggAATCTCTGTGCTCCCGCATTGACGGATCATAAACCTCTTTGCTTAGTCTTGCCTCCAAGCTCGTCCATCTCGCCAAAGCTCCAGACGCACAGCGGGCGATGAGATACAAAAGatgccagcagctggttagcagAGCACTAGCTAGTTTAACAGGACACAGTCACTTCCTGGAGTCTTGCTTGCTTGTCTGGGAACCTCACAGTGACGACAaggcagacagaaaacacatctaGATTAAATTAACAATTTTTGGAGGGGCTGTGAGTTACATTTTCGAGCCTTTCAGCTATGCTAAACTAAGTGGCTTTTAGCAAAGAGCAAACAATCCTAGCCGCTAAATGTCAGACGGCTCCAGGTATCATTATTCGTCATATGatacagaaatttaatatacaccatatcttattttattaatttcttttcatGCATAAATGTTCAATGTTTAACTGTGCAACCTATGCGTTTACCCTCAAGGGTATTAAAACAGGACCAACTGGATTTGGTTGTagcttcttgaagacgtttcatcTCTCATCCAACATTAGTATCTGTTTAAGCTGCTGACTTACAACATTGACTCCAGAggctctttttccttttcttttttttattggcttttCAAACATATGGATAGACAAAActacataaaaaacaataacaataaaaaagaaggcACTTAACAGATACATcagtaaatgtaataaatgatgCATTTCTGTACATGCAGAATTATGAACATAATTGGttgaagaaatgtaaaaataaaataaatgattatcacaataaaaaatattaaataaaatgataatatatgaataaataataaaaacttaCTAACTTAATAAATGTATACAGTTCAGTCATCCTATTCTCACCTCCTAAAATCAACCATGTTGCTCTAGCAGAGATACAAATTATAGACTAAAAACAAACGAACTCCAAGGAAAGGTGTCCACATCCTGTACTCCTTACTATGCAAGTCAGTTTTTCTAATTCCAAATCATCTCTTTAATCCATTGGCTTGTATTTGGTCTGTTAATATCCTTCCATTTTAAAGCAATTACCCATTTGGCTTGTAACAGACAGAATTTAATGGATTTGCGTTTTCTTGCATTCTCTGGAAAACCTTCAGGATATATGTTAGGGGTGGGAATCTTTAGGCACCTTGTGATACAATTCTCATTCAGAGGGCTACGATTCGATATAAAACGATTCTCGATgcatcaaatatttttatttctatacattgttttttttatcatttatcattttgatttgatcaataattaaaataaacagatacatttctttccattatattttaattaataacaATCAATGGAAGGTATATGTCCACTGGAAGGTAATATTTGCCAATATATTTcccagcaaaaaacaacaacaacaaaagtgta
This Scophthalmus maximus strain ysfricsl-2021 chromosome 16, ASM2237912v1, whole genome shotgun sequence DNA region includes the following protein-coding sequences:
- the LOC118287137 gene encoding ADP-ribosyl cyclase/cyclic ADP-ribose hydrolase 1-like; translation: MEHGDVRPPRRRRRSCVIMSIATVLLLIVVVVVLALTLSQKADNLKRTFIARCEKFQGYDCQKIWVAFEQAHVGRDPCNVPMEAYDPLFAEAPFKPACNRMMFWSKTKDVVHDFTENRDCFLTLEDTLLGSVLDGLTWCGKKGSSETFSSGCPGWKDCEKNPVRSFWNGASTAFADVACGDVTAMLNGSITTPFSPTSTFASIEVKRFNSMRVESLNVVLVTRKNAVTNCTNASLRNLQEELDDGIKYNCTEVAESQVLDCSSDPEKPCGACW